The following proteins come from a genomic window of Gemmatimonadota bacterium:
- a CDS encoding type Z 30S ribosomal protein S14, with amino-acid sequence MAKTCWIERAKRVPKFKARAVRRCQRCGRARAVLRKFGLCRMCFRELALRGHIPGVRKASW; translated from the coding sequence ATGGCCAAGACCTGTTGGATCGAGCGCGCAAAGCGAGTTCCGAAATTCAAGGCTCGGGCGGTTCGGCGTTGTCAGCGCTGTGGCCGGGCACGGGCGGTGTTACGCAAATTCGGCCTCTGCCGGATGTGCTTTCGAGAACTCGCGCTTCGGGGACACATCCCCGGCGTGCGCAAAGCGAGTTGGTAA
- a CDS encoding 30S ribosomal protein S8, whose protein sequence is MSMTDPVADMLARIRNAGAAGHRRVEVPASRLKAEVARILHSNHYIADFKLVEDGPRGVIRITLRYHNERPVIREMKRMSTPGLRRYVKSREIPRIKNGLGMAIVSTPRGLMSDRDARAANLGGELLAVVW, encoded by the coding sequence ATGAGCATGACAGACCCTGTGGCGGATATGCTCGCCCGCATCCGCAATGCGGGTGCCGCTGGGCATCGCCGAGTGGAAGTCCCCGCATCACGGCTCAAGGCCGAGGTGGCGCGGATTCTCCACAGCAACCACTACATCGCGGATTTCAAGTTGGTCGAGGATGGTCCTCGCGGCGTCATTCGAATCACCCTGCGCTATCATAACGAGCGCCCGGTGATCCGAGAGATGAAGCGAATGTCCACGCCCGGCCTGCGCCGCTACGTCAAGAGCCGTGAGATTCCCCGGATCAAGAACGGGCTCGGTATGGCGATCGTCTCAACCCCCAGGGGGTTGATGAGCGACCGTGATGCCAGAGCCGCGAACTTGGGCGGTGAACTCCTCGCGGTCGTCTGGTAG